A stretch of the Sneathiella limimaris genome encodes the following:
- a CDS encoding DHA2 family efflux MFS transporter permease subunit has protein sequence MSAARNAALQDKYGAAYKWLAGFAVVLGLLTTIFSSTMVNVALTDIMETFHISQGLAQWMSTAFLCASSVAMLTTAWLMHNVGSRATFLLAIALFIIGSFLGWISPNYTTLVIARLLQGVGAGILQPLSMSLIFLLFPAEMRGRAMGMFGMGVVIGPAVGPVIGGIITDTLEWHTSFAVVIPLAIIAGIIGMVLLPDKSSDKPLSRFNMKSLLLVSLAVGCLLTGLSNSQFFELRSLQVFPYLLIALIGFMLFFIREMKSATPLVELRMFGNMRLLSSAVIGAFTSAGMFSSFYTIPLFARTVQSATATDAGMLLLPAGLMLAVVFPIVGRLIDRMPAYRLILVGQVGFIIATIILSWADRNTGYLMLAGWVIFGRIAIGFIMPSNSTFALSNVAPPQVPQASGALNFLRMLGGTIGVNLTAILITSRTEFHLGEEGIKLHEITAENAQTLEALTSIFHDVFLVTGIVFSVSLIPGIYLALSHRKERLSV, from the coding sequence GATTTGCCGTTGTGCTCGGCCTGCTGACGACCATTTTCTCATCAACGATGGTCAATGTGGCGCTGACCGACATCATGGAAACATTCCATATCAGTCAGGGCCTGGCACAATGGATGTCAACTGCGTTTCTCTGCGCATCAAGTGTGGCTATGCTGACAACAGCCTGGTTGATGCATAATGTTGGATCTCGTGCTACCTTTCTGTTGGCTATCGCACTTTTTATCATCGGTAGTTTCCTCGGCTGGATCTCCCCAAACTACACAACATTAGTCATAGCACGGTTACTGCAAGGTGTTGGTGCAGGTATTTTACAACCTTTATCCATGTCCCTGATTTTCCTACTCTTTCCGGCGGAAATGCGGGGTCGCGCTATGGGGATGTTCGGGATGGGCGTCGTCATTGGCCCTGCAGTTGGCCCTGTTATCGGCGGTATTATTACGGATACTTTAGAATGGCATACTTCTTTTGCCGTGGTCATTCCTCTGGCAATCATAGCCGGAATTATTGGAATGGTTTTACTGCCAGATAAATCCAGTGATAAACCTCTCTCCCGCTTCAACATGAAAAGCCTACTCCTAGTTAGTCTCGCAGTCGGATGTCTGTTGACAGGTCTATCAAATAGCCAGTTTTTTGAATTGAGAAGCCTTCAGGTTTTTCCCTACCTGTTGATTGCTCTCATCGGCTTCATGCTCTTTTTTATCCGGGAAATGAAAAGCGCAACACCACTTGTAGAACTGCGCATGTTTGGCAATATGCGTCTTTTGTCTTCTGCAGTTATCGGCGCTTTTACAAGTGCCGGAATGTTTTCAAGTTTTTATACGATCCCACTGTTTGCCCGAACCGTCCAATCTGCAACGGCAACAGACGCAGGTATGTTGCTTTTACCTGCTGGACTAATGCTCGCGGTTGTATTTCCGATTGTCGGCCGCTTGATTGACAGAATGCCGGCTTACAGACTGATCCTGGTTGGACAGGTCGGCTTTATTATCGCGACCATAATTCTTAGTTGGGCCGATCGAAATACTGGTTATCTGATGTTGGCTGGCTGGGTAATTTTTGGACGAATTGCAATTGGCTTTATCATGCCGTCTAACAGCACATTTGCCCTCTCCAACGTAGCGCCGCCGCAAGTACCACAAGCATCAGGTGCCCTCAATTTCCTGAGAATGCTGGGTGGTACGATCGGCGTTAATCTGACAGCTATCCTTATTACTAGCCGCACAGAGTTTCATCTGGGTGAAGAGGGAATTAAGCTCCACGAAATCACTGCGGAAAATGCCCAAACATTGGAGGCCCTAACATCCATCTTCCATGATGTTTTCCTGGTCACAGGGATAGTGTTCTCTGTTTCGCTGATCCCTGGCATTTATTTAGCACTCTCTCACCGAAAAGAACGCCTAAGCGTATAA
- a CDS encoding NADP-dependent oxidoreductase gives MSEMNKQWLLKSRPVGEPTLDNFEYAETPVPEPGPGEMLLKTIYMSLDPYMRGRMNDTKSYAAKAELGEPMSGTGVSVVLKSNVDGFKEGEYVVSQSRWQSHSISDGQGVMKVDPANAPISTGVGILGMPGLTAYAGFLDIAQPKPGETVVVSAASGAVGAIVGQMARIKGCKVVGIAGSPEKCAYVVDELGFDICVNYKDPDFVEQLSKACDKGVDIYFENVGGAVFDAVFPLMNDFSRIPVCGRIANYNMTGDPEGPNKLPAFFGQVLVKRIMIRGFISFDHYDRFPTVVKDIGGWIRSGEMKYKEDIVQGIENAPEAFLGLLKGKNFGKLLVQVSEDPTRN, from the coding sequence ATGTCAGAAATGAACAAACAATGGCTTCTTAAATCAAGGCCTGTGGGAGAGCCAACGCTCGACAACTTTGAATATGCGGAAACGCCTGTCCCTGAACCGGGTCCTGGTGAGATGCTGCTCAAAACGATCTATATGTCTCTCGACCCCTACATGCGGGGCCGGATGAATGATACGAAAAGCTACGCTGCAAAAGCTGAGCTTGGAGAACCAATGAGCGGAACGGGTGTTTCCGTTGTTCTTAAGTCGAACGTAGATGGCTTTAAAGAAGGGGAATATGTTGTTTCCCAAAGCCGCTGGCAATCTCATAGTATTTCTGATGGACAAGGGGTTATGAAAGTTGATCCCGCCAACGCTCCGATTTCCACAGGTGTGGGTATCCTGGGCATGCCAGGACTGACTGCCTATGCAGGTTTTCTTGATATCGCTCAACCCAAGCCGGGTGAGACAGTTGTTGTTTCCGCAGCCTCAGGTGCTGTGGGTGCTATTGTTGGTCAGATGGCCAGGATCAAAGGCTGTAAAGTTGTTGGAATAGCAGGCTCACCAGAAAAATGTGCTTATGTTGTTGATGAGTTAGGGTTTGATATCTGCGTCAATTATAAGGATCCAGATTTTGTCGAGCAGCTGAGTAAGGCCTGTGACAAAGGTGTGGATATATATTTCGAAAACGTAGGAGGCGCTGTTTTTGATGCCGTCTTTCCTTTAATGAATGATTTTTCCCGTATCCCAGTATGTGGTCGGATTGCCAATTACAATATGACAGGTGATCCTGAGGGGCCGAACAAATTGCCCGCTTTTTTTGGACAGGTTCTCGTAAAGCGGATCATGATCCGTGGCTTTATCAGTTTTGATCACTATGACCGCTTCCCGACAGTAGTCAAAGATATCGGTGGCTGGATCCGCTCTGGTGAAATGAAATACAAAGAAGATATCGTACAGGGAATTGAAAATGCACCGGAAGCCTTCCTTGGGCTTCTCAAGGGTAAAAACTTTGGCAAATTGTTGGTTCAGGTCTCGGAAGATCCGACCCGCAATTAG
- a CDS encoding 3-hydroxyacyl-CoA dehydrogenase NAD-binding domain-containing protein encodes MTAITDMVSYETENGVGIIKIDNPPVNALSAGVREGIKSGIEMAGQDDSVSAVVIWCEGRTFIAGADITEFGKPPKGPALNEVIASIEMSSKPVVAAIHGTALGGGLETALGAHYRVANAGAKLGLPEVKLGILPGAGGTQRLPRVVGVPMALEMITSGVPISAAKALEVGLISEVVEGDLKAGAIAFAKKVVAEGRPLVKISDQTEMLQSAKDNPGIFEEFQKSIARKIRGFQAPVNCIKAVQAAVELPFPEGLKRERELFMELMQGEQSKSQRYFFFAERQAAKIPDVPKDTPLIDINTCGIVGAGTMGGGIAMNFLQAGIPVTIVETTQEALDRGIEIIRKNYAATVSKGRMKQEAMDKCMSLLTGTTNLEDLKDVDIVIEAIFENMDVKKELFAKLDGICKDGAILATNTSTLDIDEIGEATKRPEYVIGLHFFSPANVMKLLEEVRTKKTNKSVMATCMALAKRIGKVPAMVGVCEGFVGNRILHRRAEQATALLMEGALPQDVDRVLFDFGLPMGPFAMSDLAGNDVGWRIRQGKGVKSPIADAICELGRFGQKTGSGYYLYKDGGRTPTPDPVVEEIIVKASKEAGIERRSISDEEILERCIYPMINEGCKILEEGIASRASDIDVIWVYGYGWPIYRGGPMRYADAVGLEKVYNTLLKYQESHGDFFKPSALLEKMVKEGQTFTNV; translated from the coding sequence ATGACTGCGATTACGGATATGGTGAGTTACGAAACCGAAAATGGTGTCGGTATCATCAAAATTGACAATCCCCCGGTCAATGCGCTGAGCGCTGGTGTCCGTGAAGGGATTAAAAGTGGCATTGAAATGGCTGGACAGGATGACAGTGTTTCTGCTGTTGTCATCTGGTGCGAGGGCCGTACATTTATTGCCGGTGCGGATATCACAGAATTTGGAAAGCCACCGAAAGGCCCGGCACTGAACGAGGTGATTGCCTCCATTGAAATGTCATCCAAACCCGTTGTCGCAGCCATTCATGGTACTGCCCTTGGGGGAGGATTGGAGACAGCATTGGGTGCCCATTATCGTGTCGCGAATGCGGGTGCAAAACTAGGGCTGCCAGAGGTAAAGCTTGGTATTCTTCCAGGGGCGGGCGGAACGCAGCGTCTGCCAAGGGTTGTCGGAGTCCCGATGGCACTAGAAATGATTACAAGTGGTGTCCCAATTTCCGCTGCAAAAGCGCTTGAAGTTGGTCTGATCAGCGAAGTTGTTGAAGGTGACTTGAAAGCTGGTGCAATTGCTTTTGCCAAAAAGGTTGTCGCTGAAGGCCGTCCTCTTGTGAAGATCAGTGATCAGACAGAGATGTTGCAATCTGCGAAGGATAATCCTGGTATCTTTGAGGAATTCCAGAAATCCATAGCGCGGAAAATTCGGGGTTTCCAGGCGCCTGTTAATTGCATCAAGGCTGTGCAGGCCGCAGTTGAACTTCCTTTCCCAGAAGGCCTCAAGCGTGAACGGGAACTGTTCATGGAGTTGATGCAGGGTGAGCAGTCAAAAAGCCAACGGTACTTCTTCTTTGCTGAGCGGCAAGCCGCTAAAATTCCTGATGTTCCAAAGGATACGCCACTCATTGACATAAATACCTGTGGTATCGTCGGTGCCGGTACAATGGGTGGTGGCATTGCCATGAACTTCTTGCAAGCTGGGATCCCCGTCACGATCGTTGAAACTACGCAAGAAGCTCTTGATCGTGGTATTGAGATTATCCGGAAAAACTATGCGGCTACAGTTTCCAAAGGTCGGATGAAGCAGGAGGCTATGGACAAATGTATGAGCCTACTGACAGGTACAACCAACCTTGAAGATCTGAAAGACGTGGATATCGTCATTGAAGCTATCTTCGAGAATATGGACGTAAAGAAAGAGCTGTTCGCCAAATTGGACGGTATCTGTAAAGACGGTGCAATTCTTGCGACCAACACATCCACGTTGGATATCGATGAAATCGGGGAGGCAACCAAGCGCCCTGAATATGTGATCGGCCTTCATTTCTTTAGCCCAGCTAACGTTATGAAGTTGCTGGAAGAAGTGCGGACTAAGAAAACAAACAAATCTGTTATGGCAACCTGTATGGCGCTTGCAAAACGGATTGGTAAAGTTCCGGCTATGGTTGGGGTTTGCGAAGGCTTTGTTGGGAACCGGATCCTGCACCGCCGCGCCGAACAAGCAACGGCTCTATTGATGGAAGGAGCATTGCCGCAAGACGTTGATCGGGTTCTCTTTGACTTCGGTTTGCCTATGGGGCCATTTGCCATGTCTGATCTTGCGGGTAATGACGTTGGCTGGCGGATCCGCCAGGGTAAAGGCGTTAAAAGCCCGATTGCAGATGCAATCTGCGAACTGGGCCGCTTTGGTCAGAAAACCGGTTCAGGATATTATCTCTATAAAGATGGTGGTCGGACACCAACGCCTGATCCAGTGGTTGAGGAAATCATTGTTAAAGCTTCAAAAGAGGCGGGTATTGAGCGTCGTTCTATTTCCGACGAGGAAATCCTTGAGCGTTGTATTTATCCAATGATCAATGAAGGGTGCAAAATCCTTGAAGAGGGAATTGCCTCCCGTGCAAGCGATATTGATGTGATTTGGGTCTATGGCTATGGCTGGCCAATCTATCGGGGTGGACCAATGCGCTATGCCGATGCTGTGGGCCTTGAAAAAGTTTACAATACGCTTTTGAAATATCAGGAAAGCCATGGCGATTTCTTCAAACCGTCTGCCTTGCTGGAAAAAATGGTCAAAGAAGGTCAGACGTTTACAAATGTCTGA